From Macrobrachium nipponense isolate FS-2020 chromosome 6, ASM1510439v2, whole genome shotgun sequence, a single genomic window includes:
- the LOC135216543 gene encoding zinc finger protein 26-like: MELFLLLFKTKNRDPGKQNYQSVQRFVHTPPTKNTSIEVKVEPEYIDCEVDVKYTCQDIKSEEEHSSFDVESGKICMQKKIDIWTVSKDHMRTHTGEKPYTCSICQGSFSRQSYLKRHLRTHTG; the protein is encoded by the exons ATGGAACTCTTTCTTCTGCTCTTCAAGACTAAGAATAGAGACCCAGGCAAGCAGAactaccagtcagttcagagatttgTTCATACTCCACCTACCAAGA ATACTTCCATAGAAGTCAAGGTGGAGCCAGAATATATTGATTGTGAAGTTGATGTAAAATATACATGCCAGGATATAAAGAGTGAAGAAGAACATTCAAGTTTTGATGTAGAGAGTGGAAAGATCTGTATGCAGAAGAAAATAGACATTTGG ACAGTCTCAAAAgaccacatgagaactcatacaggagaaaaaccatatacttgctctatatgtcaaggAAGTTTTTCTCGTCAAAGTTACCTCAAAAGACActtgagaactcatacaggataA